A single Phragmites australis chromosome 4, lpPhrAust1.1, whole genome shotgun sequence DNA region contains:
- the LOC133914001 gene encoding uncharacterized protein LOC133914001, whose product MNVVGHQAHEEKYPNSEEAGSGPDKSGTAHNTEQEQSTDDGDFVNPLPRKRRAISKAPLSRKRHAEDAEASPVIPPKKRLASATRHSSRSPRPETQTIRGKDGKKGKLMSRCNPKDVLEAIRSLSDDQVAEIRRLGWGKFLEIKIDAVESRELYCFLMDHIDIVHMNLILSHDKILPISAQSIHIVLGLPIGGGELTFTKTKEITNAKKDLFDMLGEKLSIERLKLEVSKGLADELSLRCFFMIVFNRLLFPTSSYDVSNNDVRLTMDMSKIGEVDWCKLVVEDIRAAASQWQRRDCKIYYLDNLNHELNKGDRISIPRAALFDKHKVEHLTMHDRFTDRHGKLVYGGTQRKTRLQY is encoded by the exons ATGAATGTTGTTGGTCATCAGGCCCATGAAGAAAAATATCCAAATTCTGAGGAAGCTGGTTCAGGTCCTGACAAATCTGGCACGGCCCACAATACTGAACAGGAACAATCAACAGATGATGGCGACTTTGTTAACCCATTGCCAAGAAAGAGAAGAGCTATCAGTAAGGCTCCGTTATCACGCAAACGTCACGCTGAGGACGCCGAAGCATCCCCAGTAATCCCTCCGAAGAAGAGGCTGGCTTCTGCGACTCGACATTCATCACGTTCACCCCGTCCTGAGACACAGACCATCagg GGTAAAGATGGTAAAAAGGGTAAGCTCATGTCTCGATGCAATCCAAAAGATGTCTTGGAAGCCATCAGGTCACTTTCTGATGATCAAGTGGCAGAAATCCGTCGTCTTGGATGGGGCAAATTTCTGGAAATCAAAATTGATGCTGTCGAGAGTCGCGAGCTTTACTGTTTTCTTATGGATCATATTGATATAGTTCACATGAATCTTATTTTATCTCATGATAAAATACTCCCAATTTCTGCCCAGTCAATTCACATTGTTCTTGGTTTACCAATTGGCGGTGGAGAGCTCACCTTTACCAAGACCAAGGAGATTACAAATGCAAAAAAAGATCTGTTTGATATGCTTGGTGAGAAATTGTCGATCGAAAGGCTCAAGCTTGAAGTTTCCAAGGGCCTTGCGGATGAGTTGTCATTGAGGTGTTTCTTCATGATAGTGTTTAATAGGCTTTTGTTCCCGACATCATCATATGATGTTTCGAACAACGATGTCAGACTTACTATGGATATGAGCAAGATTGGTGAAGTTGATTGGTGCAAGCTTGTTGTTGAGGACATTAGAGCAGCGGCTTCTCAATGGCAACGTCGTGATTGTAAG ATATATTATTTGGATAATCTCAATCACGAGCTGAACAAAGGCGATAGGATTTCAATCCCTCGTGCAGCATTATTTGACAAACACAAGGTTGAGCACCTTACAATGCATGATAGATTCACCGACAGACATGGAAAATTGGTCTATGGTGGTACTCAG AGAAAAACACGTTTACAATACTGA